From Candidatus Atelocyanobacterium thalassa isolate ALOHA, a single genomic window includes:
- the cofG gene encoding 7,8-didemethyl-8-hydroxy-5-deazariboflavin synthase subunit CofG produces the protein MKKITYSPSYTIVITYECFNYCTYCNFRINPQLGDWLKLTKAKKTLEEISNKSISEILILSGEIHPRSPERKLWLQNIYYLCEIALSMNFLPHINVGLLTYTEMKILQKVSISMGLMIEQSTPILLDNAHYNAPSKIPNLRLQHLEFAGKLQIPFTTGVLLNIGEKEKNSLDTLRKINLVEQQWNNIQEVILQPHSPEVEKKLHKSIFNQYQLVKFINKAKNILPASIKLQLPPNLIQDPNYLLRCVQAGIQDLGGISPKDEINPNYSHFSKEKLSKILKTKKLTLTTRLPIYSNYKNRLSENLQKLVNFWQRNKKST, from the coding sequence ATGAAAAAAATAACTTATAGTCCTTCTTATACAATTGTCATAACTTATGAGTGTTTTAATTATTGTACATATTGCAATTTTAGAATTAATCCACAATTGGGCGACTGGTTAAAACTGACCAAAGCAAAAAAGACTTTAGAGGAAATATCAAATAAGTCTATTAGTGAAATTTTAATTCTTAGTGGAGAGATCCATCCTCGATCTCCAGAAAGAAAGCTATGGTTACAAAATATATATTATCTATGTGAAATTGCACTATCTATGAACTTTTTACCACATATAAATGTTGGACTGTTAACTTATACAGAAATGAAAATTCTACAAAAAGTTAGTATTTCAATGGGTTTAATGATTGAACAATCTACTCCCATATTATTAGATAATGCCCATTACAATGCACCTAGTAAGATTCCAAACTTAAGGTTGCAACACCTTGAGTTTGCAGGAAAACTCCAAATCCCCTTTACTACAGGAGTATTACTAAATATTGGAGAAAAAGAGAAGAATTCTTTGGACACCCTGAGGAAAATTAATTTAGTCGAACAACAATGGAATAATATACAAGAAGTTATATTGCAACCTCATAGTCCTGAAGTAGAAAAGAAATTACATAAATCAATTTTTAATCAATACCAGTTAGTTAAATTTATTAATAAAGCCAAAAATATCTTACCAGCTTCTATTAAATTGCAACTGCCTCCAAATTTAATTCAAGATCCTAATTATTTGTTACGTTGTGTTCAAGCAGGTATTCAAGATCTTGGTGGGATTAGCCCTAAAGACGAGATAAATCCAAACTATTCTCATTTTTCAAAAGAAAAATTGTCAAAAATATTAAAAACTAAGAAATTGACACTAACAACGAGGTTACCTATTTACTCTAATTATAAAAATCGTTTATCTGAAAATTTACAAAAACTTGTAAATTTTTGGCAAAGAAACAAAAAATCTACATAA
- the fabZ gene encoding 3-hydroxyacyl-ACP dehydratase FabZ: MEEFIEDPSNNSKCQTQYTIQEIQELLPHRYPFSLVDRIIDYIPAKKAVGIKNVTINEPFFSGHIPSLPIMPGVLILESIAQVGGVVLTLLPGMKGVFFAFAGIDKVRFRRPVIPGDQLIITVELLTLKRNRIAKMKGEGTVDGELAVQGEMLFSRID; this comes from the coding sequence ATGGAAGAATTTATAGAAGATCCCTCTAATAATAGTAAATGTCAAACTCAATATACTATTCAAGAGATACAGGAACTTCTCCCTCATCGATATCCTTTTTCTTTAGTTGATCGAATTATTGATTATATTCCTGCTAAAAAAGCAGTTGGAATTAAAAATGTAACTATTAATGAACCTTTTTTCTCTGGTCATATCCCAAGTCTACCAATAATGCCAGGAGTATTAATTTTAGAATCTATTGCTCAGGTTGGAGGAGTTGTTTTAACTTTACTACCAGGGATGAAGGGAGTTTTTTTTGCTTTTGCGGGTATTGATAAAGTCCGCTTCCGTCGTCCTGTTATTCCAGGAGACCAATTAATAATTACAGTTGAGTTATTAACTTTAAAAAGAAATAGAATTGCAAAAATGAAGGGTGAAGGTACAGTGGATGGAGAGCTCGCAGTTCAAGGCGAAATGTTATTTTCCCGTATTGACTGA
- a CDS encoding chlororespiratory reduction protein 7, whose translation MSNSIMYQEDGFIVLEPNKQEFLTYEELLEKLKNILFNRKDNLPHELQNIKSLESQAKYLMENFCDLEMGPDTYLQWYVVRLEK comes from the coding sequence ATGTCAAATTCAATTATGTACCAAGAAGATGGTTTTATCGTTCTTGAACCAAATAAACAGGAGTTTTTAACTTATGAAGAATTATTAGAAAAACTCAAAAATATTTTATTTAATCGTAAGGATAACCTACCTCACGAGTTACAAAATATTAAATCATTGGAAAGTCAAGCTAAGTATCTCATGGAAAATTTCTGTGATCTAGAGATGGGTCCTGATACCTATTTACAATGGTACGTAGTACGCTTAGAGAAATAA
- a CDS encoding RNA recognition motif domain-containing protein encodes MSIYVGNLSFEATEADVTNVFKEYGEVKKVYLPSDRETGKMRGFGFVEMETENQESAAIDKLNGSEWMGRILKVNKAKPRE; translated from the coding sequence ATGTCAATTTATGTTGGTAATCTTTCCTTTGAAGCGACAGAAGCAGATGTTACTAATGTCTTTAAAGAATATGGTGAAGTTAAAAAAGTTTATCTTCCTTCTGATCGGGAAACTGGAAAAATGCGAGGTTTCGGTTTTGTAGAAATGGAGACAGAAAACCAAGAATCTGCAGCAATTGATAAGCTAAATGGATCAGAATGGATGGGGAGAATATTAAAAGTTAATAAAGCAAAACCCCGTGAATAG
- a CDS encoding ferredoxin-thioredoxin reductase variable chain, with amino-acid sequence MKIGDRIRIIESIIVYHHPEHRQEAFDLKGMEGEIINIISDWEGRPLSANLPLLVKISEKFKVHVCDNEVEVLRKTENY; translated from the coding sequence ATGAAGATTGGAGATCGCATTCGTATTATAGAATCTATTATCGTTTATCACCATCCAGAACATAGGCAAGAAGCATTTGATCTAAAAGGGATGGAAGGAGAAATTATTAATATTATTAGTGACTGGGAAGGTAGACCGCTTAGCGCTAATTTACCTTTATTAGTCAAAATTAGTGAGAAATTTAAAGTCCATGTTTGTGATAACGAAGTAGAAGTTTTAAGAAAAACTGAGAACTATTAA
- the smpB gene encoding SsrA-binding protein SmpB, producing the protein MENQDKAIKVISNNRKAFFLYEILEKYEAGIELVGTEVKSIRAGKVNLTDGYAFIKNAEVWLSNVHISSYAASSLYFNHDPRRIRKLLMHRKEINQLIGKIEQKGLTLVPLKLYFKGSLVKISLGLGKGKKLHDKRETIKNRQDQREISRILKNN; encoded by the coding sequence ATGGAAAATCAAGATAAAGCCATTAAAGTTATTAGCAATAATCGTAAAGCTTTTTTCCTTTACGAAATATTAGAAAAATATGAGGCTGGGATCGAACTAGTAGGAACAGAAGTAAAGTCTATCCGTGCAGGAAAAGTCAATCTAACCGATGGTTATGCCTTTATTAAAAACGCTGAAGTTTGGCTAAGTAACGTTCATATATCTTCTTATGCAGCTAGTAGCTTATACTTTAATCACGATCCTAGACGTATACGTAAATTATTGATGCATCGAAAAGAAATTAACCAACTAATTGGGAAAATTGAACAGAAAGGTTTAACTTTAGTACCCTTAAAACTTTACTTTAAAGGAAGCTTAGTAAAAATTAGTCTTGGCCTAGGGAAAGGGAAAAAATTGCATGATAAACGAGAAACAATTAAAAATCGTCAAGACCAAAGAGAAATATCTAGGATATTAAAAAATAACTAA
- the ycf46 gene encoding stress-responsive protein Ycf46 encodes MKEELKLLIEAQYPLIYLVTSEEQRAKETIDKIVKDLNEPRHIFSWTVTNGMKEYGQLSNKTQHNTTNAESAIDWVNRKDEPGIFIFNDLHPFISDATVVRSLRDAIVSLKGTKKSIILISPVQEIPIELEKDIVVLDFDFPNLEDLNQVLSKQLNQLRTNHEISSDSREKLLYAALGLTKDEAEKVYRKAYVKADRLTESEVDIILSEKKQQVRRNGILEYIEQDETISVVGGLEELKKWLEQRSGAFTERARNYGLPQPKGMLILGVPGCGKSLIAKTTSRLWGLPLLRLDLGRVYDSAVGRSEANLRNALKTAESLAPAILFIDELDKAFAGNGNSSESDGGTSSRIFGSFLTWMQEKTSPVFVMATANRVERLPGEFLRKGRFDELFFVDLPSFEERRAIFDIHLSKRRLDISHFDIEQLVTVSDGFSGAEIEQAIIAAMYEAFAQDREFLQSDIITAIKSTLPLSRTMMEQVTALRDWARQRARPASTLNAEYQRLEF; translated from the coding sequence ATGAAAGAAGAGCTTAAATTATTAATAGAAGCTCAATATCCTTTGATATATCTCGTAACATCAGAGGAACAGAGGGCTAAAGAAACTATTGATAAAATTGTTAAAGATCTTAACGAGCCTCGACATATTTTTTCATGGACTGTTACTAATGGTATGAAAGAATATGGCCAACTTAGCAATAAAACACAACATAATACTACTAATGCTGAGTCTGCTATTGATTGGGTAAATAGGAAGGATGAGCCAGGAATTTTTATTTTTAACGATTTACACCCTTTTATCTCTGATGCAACTGTAGTCCGCTCTTTGCGAGACGCTATAGTAAGTTTAAAAGGTACCAAAAAATCTATTATTCTAATTTCTCCTGTCCAAGAAATTCCAATAGAATTAGAGAAAGATATAGTTGTTTTAGATTTTGATTTCCCCAATTTAGAGGATCTCAATCAAGTTTTATCGAAGCAATTAAATCAACTTAGAACTAATCATGAGATTAGTAGTGATTCTCGTGAAAAGCTACTTTATGCAGCATTAGGTCTTACAAAAGATGAAGCTGAAAAAGTCTATCGAAAAGCTTATGTTAAAGCTGATAGATTAACAGAATCAGAAGTTGATATTATCTTGTCTGAAAAAAAACAACAGGTTCGCCGCAACGGAATCTTAGAATATATTGAACAAGATGAAACTATTAGTGTCGTTGGTGGATTAGAAGAACTTAAAAAATGGCTGGAACAGCGTTCAGGTGCCTTTACTGAAAGAGCTAGAAACTATGGCTTACCTCAGCCAAAAGGCATGCTAATACTAGGAGTTCCAGGCTGTGGAAAATCTTTAATTGCTAAGACTACTTCTCGTTTGTGGGGACTACCTTTATTAAGACTAGATTTAGGGCGTGTTTATGACTCTGCTGTAGGTCGTTCTGAAGCTAATTTAAGAAATGCATTGAAAACGGCAGAATCTCTTGCCCCAGCTATACTTTTTATTGATGAACTTGATAAGGCTTTTGCAGGAAATGGTAACTCATCTGAATCTGATGGTGGAACTTCTAGTCGTATTTTTGGTTCTTTTTTAACATGGATGCAGGAAAAAACTTCACCTGTCTTTGTTATGGCCACAGCTAATCGTGTAGAACGCTTGCCAGGAGAATTTCTACGAAAAGGAAGGTTTGATGAACTTTTTTTCGTGGATTTACCCAGCTTTGAAGAACGTAGAGCTATTTTTGATATACATTTGAGTAAACGTCGTTTAGATATATCTCATTTCGATATTGAACAGCTAGTTACGGTTTCTGATGGTTTCTCTGGTGCAGAAATTGAGCAGGCTATTATTGCAGCTATGTACGAAGCTTTTGCCCAAGATAGAGAGTTTTTGCAGTCTGATATTATTACTGCAATTAAATCTACTCTTCCATTATCTCGTACTATGATGGAGCAGGTAACAGCTCTTCGTGACTGGGCGCGGCAAAGAGCGCGACCTGCTTCAACTTTAAATGCTGAATATCAGCGATTAGAGTTCTAA
- the murJ gene encoding murein biosynthesis integral membrane protein MurJ, translating to MSLNKKKSRSLIDIAGIVAFATLISKLFGLIREQSIAAAFGVGPVINAYSYAYVIPGFFLILLGGINGPFHSSLISVLTKRKKTEVAPLVESVTTLVTIFLLIITIILILFANTFISILAPGLEEEVKLIAVEQLQIMAPLALLSGLIGIGFGTLNVSNQYLLPSISPLFSSLVISSGVWIFIWQVGADINKPDNWYLGGMVLAGGTLIGGLLQWLAQLQSQVRRGMGGIKLRFEFNTPELRNIMKIMIPATFASGMLHINVYTDLFFASFIPDAAAAMRYANFIALTPLGIISNMILVPFMPIFSQLTAPENWNELKLRIRQGIFLSALTMLPLTAIFIALAPKIIRVIYQRGAFEMDDVFIVTPVLIAYGMGMFFYLVRDVLVRVFYALGDGETPFRISLFNIFLNFLLDFLLYKPFGTPGLVFATILVNLISILIFLVILNRRLQKLPIKDWSISILNLIGISSIASFSGWIVSHFLHKIYIGNNLGIQCLQLFISSSTILGVFFVLSTQLQLPEIALLNNQLKKKLQR from the coding sequence GTGTCACTTAATAAGAAAAAATCTCGTTCTTTAATCGATATAGCTGGGATTGTAGCATTCGCAACTTTAATAAGTAAATTATTTGGATTAATTCGAGAACAATCAATCGCAGCAGCCTTTGGTGTAGGTCCAGTTATTAATGCTTACTCGTATGCATATGTTATCCCTGGTTTTTTCTTGATTTTATTAGGAGGAATTAATGGACCATTTCATAGTTCTCTTATTAGTGTTTTAACTAAAAGGAAGAAAACTGAAGTAGCACCTTTAGTAGAATCGGTCACCACATTAGTAACTATATTTTTATTAATAATTACTATTATTCTTATTTTATTCGCCAATACATTTATTTCAATCTTAGCTCCTGGACTAGAGGAAGAAGTAAAATTAATCGCTGTTGAACAACTACAGATTATGGCACCGTTAGCATTATTATCAGGGCTAATTGGTATAGGTTTTGGGACTCTTAACGTTTCAAATCAGTATTTACTCCCTAGTATTAGTCCCTTATTTTCAAGCTTGGTTATTTCTTCTGGAGTATGGATTTTCATTTGGCAGGTAGGTGCAGATATCAACAAACCAGATAACTGGTACCTAGGAGGTATGGTCTTAGCAGGAGGAACATTGATTGGTGGTTTGTTACAATGGTTAGCTCAGCTTCAATCTCAAGTAAGGAGAGGAATGGGTGGAATTAAATTACGCTTTGAATTTAATACACCTGAGTTGAGAAATATTATGAAAATAATGATCCCAGCCACTTTTGCTTCAGGTATGTTGCATATCAATGTTTATACAGACTTATTTTTTGCATCTTTTATTCCTGATGCAGCTGCAGCAATGAGATATGCTAACTTTATCGCTTTAACTCCTCTGGGAATAATTTCCAATATGATCTTAGTTCCATTTATGCCTATTTTTTCGCAGTTAACTGCACCAGAGAATTGGAATGAATTAAAATTAAGAATTCGTCAAGGTATTTTCCTAAGTGCTTTAACTATGCTGCCTCTAACAGCGATTTTTATTGCTCTTGCTCCTAAAATTATTCGCGTGATTTACCAACGTGGTGCATTTGAAATGGATGATGTATTTATAGTAACTCCAGTCTTAATTGCTTATGGGATGGGAATGTTCTTCTATTTAGTAAGAGATGTTTTAGTTAGAGTATTCTATGCGTTAGGTGATGGTGAAACACCTTTTCGTATTAGCCTGTTTAATATATTTTTAAATTTTTTATTAGACTTTTTATTATATAAACCATTTGGTACACCTGGTTTAGTCTTTGCAACTATTTTAGTTAATCTAATTTCTATATTGATATTTTTAGTTATTTTAAATCGTCGTCTACAAAAATTACCAATCAAAGATTGGAGTATAAGTATATTAAATCTTATAGGGATAAGCTCCATAGCATCTTTTTCAGGATGGATAGTAAGCCACTTCTTACATAAGATATACATCGGAAATAATTTAGGAATACAATGCTTACAATTATTTATTTCTAGTAGTACGATTTTAGGAGTATTCTTTGTTTTATCTACGCAGTTACAATTACCCGAAATTGCTCTATTGAATAATCAGTTAAAGAAAAAACTGCAACGATAA
- a CDS encoding DUF1257 domain-containing protein, translated as MSHFSTLRTKITDAEILKNSLQDLGIIVKTDSNVRGHNGQHIHSDIVAVLEGEYDLGWSLNSDGSYDLVADLWGVAKKHNQTELINSINQKYAINKTLMEVKQRNLGKANINLVLHR; from the coding sequence ATGTCACACTTTAGTACCTTACGCACTAAGATTACAGATGCTGAAATCTTAAAAAATTCATTGCAAGATTTAGGGATTATTGTAAAAACCGACTCTAATGTTAGAGGTCATAATGGCCAACATATTCATTCTGATATTGTTGCTGTTTTAGAAGGTGAATACGATCTTGGTTGGTCTCTTAATAGCGATGGTAGCTATGATTTAGTCGCTGATTTGTGGGGTGTTGCCAAAAAACACAACCAAACTGAACTTATTAATTCTATCAATCAAAAGTATGCTATTAACAAGACATTGATGGAAGTTAAACAGCGTAATTTAGGGAAAGCGAACATCAATTTAGTGCTACATCGTTAA
- a CDS encoding ABC transporter substrate-binding protein: MMQALEASQWKPFVEEFNYQYSDIELEIVEGPNATNQVEDLYTSSFLLGNSPYDLVFMDIIWVSKFAAAGWLRSLSDRLSKVDLAAFLEGDINGGMYQGELYRIPIRSDGGILYYRDDLLEKAGYKPPNTFEELINISNALQEKKLAEWGYLWTGKQYEGLSAMFMEVLNGYGAFWINPYTLEVGLDSPKAIEAVNFLRRTLDSKASPMGVTTYAEEEVRRLFQTGNAVFMRNWPYAFGLLSDSSSPVQGKFKIKPMVHASNYFSGSCLGGWGLGITKNSKHPDAAWEVIKFFSSEEVQRRFILATGYVPSRRSLFNDPEILTKFSYYPQLLNVIENSILRPPIPQYAQASDILQRYLSAAITEQLTPEVAMERAASETRYLLGKQKNNNY, from the coding sequence ATGATGCAAGCACTAGAAGCTAGTCAATGGAAACCTTTTGTAGAGGAATTTAATTATCAATATTCTGATATAGAATTAGAAATTGTTGAAGGTCCTAATGCTACTAACCAAGTTGAAGACTTATATACTTCTTCTTTTTTGTTAGGAAATTCTCCTTACGATCTAGTATTTATGGATATTATCTGGGTTTCTAAATTTGCTGCTGCCGGATGGTTAAGAAGCTTATCAGATAGACTATCAAAAGTAGACTTAGCAGCTTTTTTGGAGGGAGATATTAACGGTGGTATGTATCAGGGAGAGCTATATCGAATCCCTATACGTTCCGATGGAGGTATCCTTTATTATCGTGATGACTTACTAGAGAAGGCTGGATATAAACCACCTAATACATTTGAAGAGTTAATAAATATATCTAATGCTTTACAAGAAAAAAAGTTAGCTGAGTGGGGCTACTTGTGGACTGGTAAGCAATATGAAGGTTTATCTGCAATGTTTATGGAAGTTTTAAATGGGTATGGTGCATTTTGGATCAACCCTTACACTCTTGAAGTCGGACTAGATAGTCCAAAAGCTATTGAGGCAGTCAATTTTCTACGTCGTACATTAGATAGCAAAGCTTCTCCGATGGGGGTAACTACTTATGCAGAAGAGGAAGTAAGACGACTTTTTCAAACTGGGAATGCTGTTTTTATGCGTAATTGGCCTTATGCTTTTGGTTTATTATCTGACAGTAGTTCTCCTGTTCAAGGTAAATTTAAAATCAAGCCTATGGTTCATGCTAGTAATTACTTTAGTGGTTCTTGCTTGGGAGGTTGGGGACTTGGTATTACAAAGAATAGTAAACATCCTGATGCAGCATGGGAAGTTATTAAATTTTTTAGTAGTGAAGAGGTACAACGTAGATTTATCTTAGCAACAGGTTATGTCCCTAGTCGTCGTTCTTTATTTAATGATCCCGAAATATTAACTAAGTTTTCCTATTACCCCCAGCTGCTAAATGTAATAGAAAACTCAATCTTACGCCCACCTATTCCTCAGTATGCACAAGCTTCAGATATTTTACAGCGCTATTTAAGTGCAGCAATTACTGAACAATTAACTCCAGAGGTGGCTATGGAGCGAGCTGCCTCTGAAACCAGATATCTCTTAGGTAAACAAAAAAATAATAACTATTAA
- a CDS encoding SemiSWEET transporter, which produces MDADAFTWIGICAGSLTTISFYPQLVKTWKTRVTKDISLAMFLLFCCGLILWITYGILQKDIPIIMTNIATFILAFPILVMKLKYK; this is translated from the coding sequence ATGGACGCTGATGCTTTTACTTGGATCGGTATATGCGCGGGCTCATTAACAACTATTTCTTTTTATCCTCAATTGGTAAAAACTTGGAAAACTCGCGTAACTAAAGATATCTCTTTAGCTATGTTTCTATTATTTTGCTGTGGGTTAATCCTTTGGATTACTTATGGTATTTTGCAAAAAGATATTCCAATCATTATGACTAATATTGCTACATTTATTTTAGCTTTTCCTATTTTAGTGATGAAACTTAAATATAAATAA
- a CDS encoding RNA recognition motif domain-containing protein, which yields MTIYMRQIPTDITEAEVTDVFKKHGEVKQVRFPLDPKTGERIGYALIDMGDKEQEEDTIEELNGEDLKGVRLRLNRNVD from the coding sequence ATGACAATCTATATGCGACAAATTCCTACTGATATTACAGAGGCTGAGGTTACCGATGTTTTTAAGAAACATGGAGAAGTTAAGCAAGTCCGCTTCCCTCTTGATCCAAAAACTGGAGAAAGAATAGGATATGCTCTAATAGATATGGGCGATAAAGAGCAGGAAGAAGACACAATTGAGGAATTAAATGGGGAAGATTTAAAAGGAGTTAGACTTAGATTAAATAGAAATGTTGATTAA
- a CDS encoding YggS family pyridoxal phosphate-dependent enzyme: protein MEINKRITQIRSEIPSSVSLIVVSKQQSVESIKEAYNSGIRDFAENRLQEALEKQEELKEYDDISWHFIGHLQTNKAKKVLENFNWIHSVDSLRLAQHLNQIIEKISASPYICLQVKAMPDPDKYGWLPETLWEDLHELEKCKNLMIRGLMTILPLNLSTNESLHAFQKVQTLAQDINEKSSLFLKELSMGMSNDYLLAIQKNTTMIRLGRTIFEPKR, encoded by the coding sequence ATGGAAATTAATAAACGTATTACTCAAATTCGCTCTGAGATACCATCTTCAGTCAGCTTGATTGTTGTTAGTAAACAACAATCTGTAGAAAGTATAAAAGAAGCATATAACTCTGGAATTCGTGATTTTGCTGAGAATCGTCTTCAAGAGGCTTTAGAAAAACAAGAAGAGCTTAAAGAATATGATGATATATCTTGGCACTTTATTGGTCATTTACAAACAAATAAAGCTAAAAAAGTACTAGAAAATTTTAACTGGATTCATTCAGTTGACAGTCTTAGATTGGCACAGCATTTGAATCAGATAATAGAAAAAATTTCTGCTTCACCTTATATATGTTTGCAAGTAAAAGCTATGCCAGACCCCGATAAATATGGATGGTTGCCAGAAACGCTTTGGGAAGATTTACATGAGTTAGAAAAGTGTAAAAACCTTATGATTAGAGGTTTAATGACAATATTACCGCTCAATTTATCAACAAATGAATCTCTGCATGCTTTTCAGAAGGTACAGACATTAGCTCAAGATATTAATGAAAAATCTTCATTATTTCTGAAAGAGCTATCCATGGGGATGTCTAATGATTATTTATTAGCGATACAGAAAAATACAACCATGATACGTTTAGGAAGAACTATCTTTGAGCCTAAACGATAG
- a CDS encoding DUF4079 domain-containing protein, protein MIINKLEFIKLWSQSIHPIVMFSTLLLLFYVSYLGFQLRYIRTSDKEVRKELINKKINNRHHQLGALLLNLIVLGNLGGMTITYINNDKLFFSPHLLIGLTITGLITISISLVPFMQKGNNLARNTHIVFNLCVVILFTWQVISGVEIVQKIIENIQ, encoded by the coding sequence ATGATTATTAACAAGTTAGAGTTTATTAAACTTTGGTCACAATCAATTCATCCAATCGTAATGTTCTCTACATTATTATTGCTTTTCTATGTATCGTATTTAGGATTTCAATTACGATATATTCGTACTTCTGATAAAGAAGTTAGGAAAGAATTAATAAATAAAAAAATTAACAACAGACATCACCAACTAGGAGCATTACTCTTAAATCTAATAGTTTTAGGTAATCTTGGGGGTATGACTATAACTTATATTAATAATGATAAATTATTTTTTAGTCCTCATTTATTAATTGGCCTGACTATAACTGGTTTAATTACCATTTCTATATCTTTAGTACCATTCATGCAAAAAGGAAATAATTTAGCTCGTAATACGCATATAGTTTTCAATCTTTGCGTAGTTATTTTATTTACTTGGCAAGTTATTAGTGGTGTAGAGATAGTGCAGAAAATCATTGAGAATATACAATAA
- the hypE gene encoding hydrogenase expression/formation protein HypE, with protein sequence MINFQTACPIPLEKYPQVLLGHGGGGKLMQQLLEKMIFSSFQMNKDFSPHDSSVVHLPTNKIAFTTDSYVIHPLFFPGGDIGSLAINGTVNDLAMSGARPLYISLGFIIEEGFEMETLWNIIQSLQRTAEEAGVRIITGDTKVVDRGKGDGIFINSSGIGIVEHDQFIAPESVQVGDSILINGDIGRHGISVMATREGLELETTIKSDCQPLHQVIQEMIEQGVEIHCLRDLTRGGLASSLNEIANSRKVKINIQEKSIPVMEDVRGACEILGFDPLYIANEGRFVAFIPKNCVDKALKIMRSFSDSSYVIGEVIEQNEGLVTLKNEIGTTRIIDMLSGEQLPRIC encoded by the coding sequence ATGATTAATTTTCAAACTGCATGTCCTATCCCTCTAGAAAAATACCCTCAAGTTTTGTTAGGTCATGGGGGAGGGGGAAAGCTTATGCAGCAATTGCTTGAAAAAATGATATTTTCATCTTTTCAGATGAATAAAGATTTTTCACCTCATGACTCCTCTGTAGTTCATCTTCCTACGAATAAAATTGCATTTACAACTGATTCTTATGTTATTCATCCTTTATTTTTCCCCGGTGGAGATATTGGAAGTTTAGCTATTAATGGAACTGTGAATGATCTTGCTATGAGTGGAGCTCGTCCTCTATATATAAGTCTAGGTTTTATTATAGAAGAAGGATTTGAGATGGAAACTTTATGGAATATTATTCAATCTTTACAGAGAACAGCAGAAGAAGCAGGCGTAAGAATCATTACCGGAGATACTAAAGTCGTAGATAGAGGGAAAGGAGATGGGATTTTTATTAACAGTTCAGGCATAGGAATTGTAGAACATGACCAGTTTATTGCTCCTGAATCAGTCCAAGTAGGAGATAGTATTTTAATTAATGGAGATATAGGTAGGCATGGTATCTCTGTTATGGCTACAAGAGAAGGGCTAGAATTAGAAACAACAATTAAAAGTGATTGTCAACCTCTTCATCAAGTTATCCAAGAAATGATAGAACAAGGGGTTGAAATTCATTGCTTAAGAGATTTAACGCGAGGTGGTTTAGCTAGCAGTTTGAATGAGATTGCTAATAGTAGAAAAGTGAAAATAAACATCCAAGAGAAATCAATTCCCGTAATGGAAGATGTAAGAGGGGCTTGTGAAATTTTAGGATTTGATCCTTTATATATCGCTAACGAGGGTAGATTTGTTGCTTTTATACCTAAAAACTGTGTAGATAAAGCATTAAAAATCATGAGATCTTTTTCAGACAGTTCTTATGTGATTGGCGAAGTTATTGAACAAAATGAAGGACTGGTTACTTTGAAAAATGAAATAGGGACAACTAGGATTATTGATATGTTAAGTGGCGAACAATTACCAAGAATCTGTTAA